AGTAAACTGACTACATACCGCTGGACGTTCAGGCTGGTCAAAAATCTTACATAAATTTTTATCATCTAACTGCACGCAGCGCACGCCTGCAGGTTTGCCATCAGGCATGCCAGGAATAGCAGAAGAAATTGAAGGCGCAATACAACATGCACCGCAGCCTAATTGGTGAGTTTGTGAAATACAAGGAGACCAATCAGTAATGGGAATAATTAAAGGATCTGACTTCATCTGCCCTCCTATCAGTAAAACAAGCCGCTATTGTAATCCTCTCAACAATGATTAGCCATCATATCGGACATCGAGCATTGTGATTAACGATAAAATCAGGCCCTAGCAGTTAATTCTCGTTGTAACGATTACGCAATAAATCATATGTAAATACCTGTGCTAATTACCTGTTTTTAAAACGTAAAATCGTTTTTTCTCTATTTTATGATCGCTCACTGAAATATTTTATATCTGCGCTGGACACACTCTTGATTTTAAAAATTGATATAAATCAGAGCGATATAAACAAAAATTAAGAGAAAGGTAAATTTAAACTAAAAAAACAAACAGTTTGTTACAACTTCAAGCAGTTTGTAAACATCATATTGCTTATTATATAGAAGTCATCAATATAAGTAATAAAGGAAGTCATCGTGGCTACTAAGAAACAAATTTTAATACCGCTGAGCATCGGTATCATCGCAATCGCAGTGGCGGGTTCGCTCATTGCGATGAAAAAACCACCCGAAGAAAAAGAAGAAACCATCATTTTACCTTTAGTTAAAACCAGTCCAGCTAAGGTGGAAGCCGTTTCCCTTGATGTACGTTCTCACGGGTTAGTCATGGCTAAAGATCAAACCAAGCTCGTGGCGCAAGTCTCAGGACAAGTTGTGTCTGTGTCGCCACTGTTTGAGCCTGGTCGCTTTGTTCAACAAGGTGAAGTCTTGGTTCGAATTGACCCCAATGATTACGAGGCTGCGTTGACTGAGGCTGATGCGAGCTTAGCGCAAGCACGTTCAGCGCTTGAAATTGAACGCGCTCAAGCTCATGTGGCGCAAAGTGAATGGGATCGCATTAGCAAAAACTCAAACGAAGCCATCCCATCTGAACTGTATTTAAGAAAACCACAATTGGCCGAAAAACTAGCTCGTTATCGTGCTGCAGAGGCTGCTGTCAAACGCGCAAGCCGTAATCTAGAACGCACGTATATCAAAGCACCGTACGATGCCATCATTGCAGATCGAGATATCAGTTTAGGCAGTGTGGTCAATCAAGGAAGCGTATTTGGCGTGCTTAATGCAACACAAGTTGCAGAAATTCGCCTGCCAGTTCCAGACAAAGATTTGCAATATCTGGTCAATAATGGTCTCGGCGCAAATGTTAATTTATCGGCAACCTATGCCGGACAAGACGTTGTTTGGCCAGCAAAAATTGTCCGTAGCGAAGGCGTTATTGATAATAAAAGCCGAATGACTTATTTGGTTGCCCAAGTTAACGATCCGTATGCACTGACAACAAATGAACAAAAGCCATTGCGCTTTGGTGCCTATGTCAATGCCACCATCGAAGGGCAACAAATTGATCAAGCGACCCGTATTCCTCATCACTTAGTGAAAAATAATCGCGTCGCGATTCTTAATGATGATAATACATTAAGTTTTCGCACCGTCGATATTGTACGTGAGCAAAATAATATGGTCATCACCAAAGCGGGTTTACAAGCGGGCGAGCATATTATTACCTCGGCACTCGAGTATCCGACTGAAGGAATGAAACTTGCTCCTGAGCTGACTAAACCTCTCGAACCTGCCAGCACAACGCAACTTGCAATGAAGGAAGATTAGCCATGAGCGCTCAAACAGAAAAAGGCTTAATCGCCTGGTTTGCTCGCAACCCTGTCGCAGCGAACCTGTTAATGGTGTTTATTTTGCTGGGCGGTTTGCTAACAGCCATGACAATCCGCAAGCAAATGTTCCCACAATTTCAAATCAACTGGTTAAGTGTGCAAGTTGCTTATCCGGGAGCAGCCCCACAAGAAGTTGAAGAAGGGATCACCATCAAAGTTGAAGAAGCGTTAGAAGGGATCCAAGGGGTCAAGCGCTTAATCACTTATTCAAACCGCAGCAGTTCAAATGCATGGATTGAAGTCGACGAAAGCTACAATGTGCAAGATGTACTCGATGAAGTCAAAATGCAGGTCGATTCAATCTCCAGTTTCCCAGCTGGCATGGAGCGCCCTATTGTTGCACAAGAAAAATTTGAACAAGAAGTCATGGTGTTGGCACTTTACGGGGATTTAAATCGCCGTGATTTAAGAGAGCTTGGTAATAAACTCCATGATGAAATTCAAGCCTTGCCGATGATTAACATTGCCCGATTCAATGGTGGACTAAATTACGAAATAGGCATTGAAGTCAGCCCTGACAAACTGCGTGAATACGGGTTAACCTTCCGCGATATTGCCAATGCCGTACGCGGTTTTTCTGCAAATATGTCCGCGGGGCAAATTCGTGCTGAAAATGGTTATATCTCTATGCGGGTTGAAAACCAAGCATATACAGGCCGCCAATTTGAAAACCTACCGCTTATTTCGCTGCCTGATGGTACACAAGTGTTCCTGGGTGACGTTGCAACAGTCAATGATGGCTTTCAAGAAGGGATCCAATACCATAAATACAATGGCCACAATGCCCTCACATTTGATATTCGCGCTTCTGAAGATCAAGACATCACTAAAGTTGCTGCAGTAATTGAAAAGTATCTGGCCGAAAAAGAGTCCACTTTGCCTGATGGCGTCAAACTCACTCCTATCGTAGATTTAACCTATTATCTCGAAGGTCGTCTTAATATGATGATTGATAATATGGTATGGGGTGGTTTACTGGTTATGGTGATCCTCGCGTTATTTTTACGCGCACGTCTGGCTTTTTGGGTGATGATGGGTTTGCCTGTTTCATTCTTAGGCGCATTTTTATTCATGCCCATCGGCTTTTTAGATGTCACTATTAATGTCGCCTCTCTGTTTGCCTTTATTTTGGTACTGGGTATCGTAGTGGATGATGCCATCGTCATTGGTGAGTCCGCCCACAGTGAAATCGAAGAACATGGCCATTCATTAGATAACGTGATCCGCGGGGTAAAACGCGTGGCGATGCCTGCTACATTTGGCGTACTCACCACCGTGGCAGCTTTTTTGCCGATGACACTGTCAACAGGACCTGAATCAGCATTTGGTAAAGCCATCGGCGGCGTGATCATTTTGTGTTTATTGTTCTCTTTAGTTGAGTCTAAGCTCATTCTGCCTGCGCATATTGCCAAAATGAAAATGACCCCACACAACCCTCGCAACCCGATGCACCGCTTGCGAAGCAACATCGACGGCGGGCTCAAATCATTTGTTGAAAACTACTACCGCCCATTTATCGTTAAATGTATTCATTATCGTTATGCTGTTATTACTGGTTTTGTCGGTATTTTAATTGTCAGTGCCGGGCTATTTGCCGGCGGGTTTGTCAAGTTTGTATCAAGCCCTAAAATACCCCATGATTTTCCAGCTGTGCGTATTGAGATGAACTTGTCTTCTTCTGAAAAAGCCACCCTTGATACTGTGCTGGCAGTTGAAAAAGTCATTTTAGACGTCGAAGAACAAGTAAAAGCTGACTATGGCATGCCAATGATTAAGGATTTGTCTGTCAGTTTAAATGGCCGCACCAATGCTCGAATTATGGCTGTGTTGGTCGATCCAGATAACCGTCCGATTGATACGTTTGCCTTGTCTGATTTATGGCGTAAAAACATGCCGCCACTACCGGGTATGAAATCGATGACCATTCAAGATAGCATTTTTGGTGGTGGACGCGATGATGGCGATATTAGTTTCCGTCTTGAAGGTAAAAATGTGGCTGATTTACGTAAAGTGGCCCAAGAACTAAAAGACAAGCTCAACACCATCAAAGGGGTCGGTGATATCAATGACTCCATGCAAAACGCTACTGATGAGGTTCGTTTAGACCTTAAGCCGTTAGCCTACAGTATGGGCCTCACCTTATCGGATGTTGCATCACAGGTAAGCTTTAGTTATTACGGTTTAGAGGCTCAGCGTATTTTACGTGACGGTGAAGAAGTCAAAGTCATGATCCGCTACCCAGAAGAGCAACGTAATTCGATCAGTGAAATCAACGATACACGGATTATCACACCTTCAGGTGCTGAAGTCTTATTGTCAGAAGTCGCACAAGTGTCCTTGGCCGATGGTGTTAATCGGATCCGTCGTGAAAACGCAAAACGTACCATTAAT
The genomic region above belongs to Pseudoalteromonas ulvae UL12 and contains:
- a CDS encoding YkgJ family cysteine cluster protein; amino-acid sequence: MKSDPLIIPITDWSPCISQTHQLGCGACCIAPSISSAIPGMPDGKPAGVRCVQLDDKNLCKIFDQPERPAVCSQFTDDEFICGQGPDYALQTLTELEQATGQY
- a CDS encoding efflux RND transporter permease subunit, which translates into the protein MSAQTEKGLIAWFARNPVAANLLMVFILLGGLLTAMTIRKQMFPQFQINWLSVQVAYPGAAPQEVEEGITIKVEEALEGIQGVKRLITYSNRSSSNAWIEVDESYNVQDVLDEVKMQVDSISSFPAGMERPIVAQEKFEQEVMVLALYGDLNRRDLRELGNKLHDEIQALPMINIARFNGGLNYEIGIEVSPDKLREYGLTFRDIANAVRGFSANMSAGQIRAENGYISMRVENQAYTGRQFENLPLISLPDGTQVFLGDVATVNDGFQEGIQYHKYNGHNALTFDIRASEDQDITKVAAVIEKYLAEKESTLPDGVKLTPIVDLTYYLEGRLNMMIDNMVWGGLLVMVILALFLRARLAFWVMMGLPVSFLGAFLFMPIGFLDVTINVASLFAFILVLGIVVDDAIVIGESAHSEIEEHGHSLDNVIRGVKRVAMPATFGVLTTVAAFLPMTLSTGPESAFGKAIGGVIILCLLFSLVESKLILPAHIAKMKMTPHNPRNPMHRLRSNIDGGLKSFVENYYRPFIVKCIHYRYAVITGFVGILIVSAGLFAGGFVKFVSSPKIPHDFPAVRIEMNLSSSEKATLDTVLAVEKVILDVEEQVKADYGMPMIKDLSVSLNGRTNARIMAVLVDPDNRPIDTFALSDLWRKNMPPLPGMKSMTIQDSIFGGGRDDGDISFRLEGKNVADLRKVAQELKDKLNTIKGVGDINDSMQNATDEVRLDLKPLAYSMGLTLSDVASQVSFSYYGLEAQRILRDGEEVKVMIRYPEEQRNSISEINDTRIITPSGAEVLLSEVAQVSLADGVNRIRRENAKRTINVWASVDTNQAQPFEIAKEIRDEYLPALLKNYPGVQSSVAGRIQDEMNSAAEQMRNFVLSMILVFALLAIPLRSYSQPLLIMSVIPFGVIGAMFGHMILGMTMSSLSVFGIIAVAGVVVNDSLVMVDFVNQARKKGIALKQAVEDAGCRRFRAIMLTSVTTFIGLIPIITETSLQAKIVIPMAVSLAFGVLFATFITLILIPCQYVALEDLKRVLKRNKTPKADSPAAEVSVN
- a CDS encoding efflux RND transporter periplasmic adaptor subunit, giving the protein MATKKQILIPLSIGIIAIAVAGSLIAMKKPPEEKEETIILPLVKTSPAKVEAVSLDVRSHGLVMAKDQTKLVAQVSGQVVSVSPLFEPGRFVQQGEVLVRIDPNDYEAALTEADASLAQARSALEIERAQAHVAQSEWDRISKNSNEAIPSELYLRKPQLAEKLARYRAAEAAVKRASRNLERTYIKAPYDAIIADRDISLGSVVNQGSVFGVLNATQVAEIRLPVPDKDLQYLVNNGLGANVNLSATYAGQDVVWPAKIVRSEGVIDNKSRMTYLVAQVNDPYALTTNEQKPLRFGAYVNATIEGQQIDQATRIPHHLVKNNRVAILNDDNTLSFRTVDIVREQNNMVITKAGLQAGEHIITSALEYPTEGMKLAPELTKPLEPASTTQLAMKED